One window from the genome of bacterium encodes:
- a CDS encoding aminotransferase class I/II-fold pyridoxal phosphate-dependent enzyme, protein MNSHIKPAGRTKDIKYAVRDIMLIADKAASQGRKMLYLNIGDPIKFDFKTPPHIVEATYDAMKSGFTGYSPSSGIDEAIESVKNEACRKGIKNIQDIFITNGGSEAIEIALTSLVNPDENVLIPSPGYPLYTAVLTKLGAGINSYYLDEENDWQPDINDIKRKIDKNTRAIILINPNNPTGAVYTRETLTQIVNLALEHNLVIFSDEIYDKLVFDAEEHISTASISKEASVLTFGGLSKSYLSPGLRIGWCVVSGKEENLGDYYRAMQKLTRARLCANHPEQYAIKPALEGDQSHIKEANAKLKRRADITYQMLNAIPNVRCVKPRGAFYAFPKIDVPVSDQKFVSDLIYETGVVVVHGGGFGQKPETKHFRIVFLPEEDVLRQAYKKIRQFMTRYE, encoded by the coding sequence GTGAATTCACATATCAAACCGGCTGGGAGAACAAAAGACATTAAATATGCTGTTAGAGATATTATGCTAATAGCTGATAAGGCAGCGTCTCAGGGCAGGAAGATGCTTTATCTTAACATAGGTGATCCAATAAAATTTGATTTTAAAACACCTCCTCATATTGTTGAGGCTACATATGATGCAATGAAAAGTGGATTTACAGGATATTCTCCATCGTCTGGAATTGATGAAGCGATTGAATCTGTTAAGAATGAAGCGTGTAGAAAGGGAATAAAAAATATTCAGGACATCTTTATTACAAATGGAGGAAGCGAAGCTATTGAAATAGCATTAACAAGTCTTGTGAATCCTGATGAAAATGTATTGATACCTTCACCTGGTTACCCTTTGTACACAGCAGTGCTAACAAAGCTTGGAGCAGGAATCAATTCATATTACTTAGATGAGGAGAATGACTGGCAGCCAGACATTAATGATATAAAGAGAAAAATAGATAAAAATACAAGAGCCATTATTCTTATAAATCCTAATAATCCAACAGGCGCAGTTTATACAAGGGAAACTCTTACCCAAATTGTTAATCTTGCTCTTGAGCATAATCTTGTAATATTTTCCGACGAAATATATGACAAACTTGTTTTTGATGCTGAGGAGCATATCTCTACCGCGTCTATCTCAAAAGAGGCATCTGTTCTTACTTTTGGCGGGCTTTCAAAGTCCTATCTATCTCCAGGGCTGCGTATTGGATGGTGTGTTGTGAGCGGTAAAGAGGAAAATTTAGGAGACTATTACAGGGCTATGCAGAAACTAACACGTGCAAGACTCTGCGCAAATCACCCTGAGCAATATGCAATAAAGCCAGCTTTAGAAGGGGATCAGTCACATATAAAAGAGGCAAATGCAAAGCTTAAACGAAGGGCAGATATTACATACCAAATGCTCAATGCTATTCCAAACGTCAGGTGTGTAAAACCAAGGGGAGCCTTTTATGCATTTCCTAAAATAGATGTGCCTGTATCAGACCAGAAATTTGTTTCTGATTTAATCTATGAAACAGGCGTTGTTGTTGTTCATGGTGGGGGATTCGGACAAAAGCCGGAAACAAAACACTTCAGAATTGTTTTCCTGCCGGAGGAAGATGTCTTAAGACAGGCATACAAAAAAATCAGGCAATTCATGACCAGGTATGAATAG